In Gemmatimonadota bacterium, a single genomic region encodes these proteins:
- a CDS encoding ABC transporter ATP-binding protein → MEAEADHPHVEFREVSKSYDGTALAVSGVSFSVERGEFLSLLGPSGSGKTTCLSMLAGFEEVTDGDIRLGGRSLRGMPPRKRGIGMVFQNYALFPHMTVAANLEFPLEVRGVSRTERRDRVGRVLDLVRLAKMEDRRPAELSGGQQQRVAIARALVFEPDLVLMDEPLGALDRRLREELQYEIRRIHRTLGVTVVYVTHDQGEAMVMSDRIAVMKDGGIQQVAAPETLYEEPDTAFVARFVGENNTFRGRVERVDGTLCDVALHGRGDGRPHEVSAMRIADLSPGDETTLSIRPERMAIAPEAGLYRNEFDAEIEDITFLGDHLRIRLALFGGACIAKIPNQLGQGRVLGGDRVRIGWTAVDCRALDAD, encoded by the coding sequence ATGGAAGCGGAAGCGGACCACCCTCACGTCGAATTCCGCGAGGTCTCCAAGAGCTACGACGGAACCGCCCTCGCCGTGAGCGGGGTCTCGTTCTCCGTCGAAAGAGGTGAATTTCTTAGTCTGCTCGGCCCCTCGGGATCGGGGAAGACCACCTGCCTCTCCATGCTCGCGGGTTTCGAAGAGGTGACGGACGGCGACATCCGTCTGGGGGGACGCTCCCTGCGCGGTATGCCGCCTCGCAAGCGGGGGATCGGCATGGTCTTCCAGAACTACGCCCTTTTTCCGCACATGACGGTCGCCGCGAATCTGGAATTTCCGCTCGAGGTCCGGGGCGTCTCCCGAACCGAGCGGCGCGACCGGGTCGGGCGGGTTCTCGACCTCGTGCGTCTCGCTAAGATGGAGGACCGCCGACCTGCGGAGCTCTCCGGCGGCCAGCAACAGAGAGTCGCGATAGCCCGAGCGCTCGTCTTCGAGCCCGACCTGGTGCTGATGGACGAGCCGCTGGGGGCGCTCGACCGCCGGCTCCGCGAGGAACTGCAGTACGAGATCAGACGCATCCATCGAACCCTGGGCGTGACCGTCGTATACGTGACCCACGACCAGGGCGAGGCGATGGTGATGTCCGACCGCATCGCGGTGATGAAGGACGGCGGGATCCAGCAGGTAGCCGCTCCCGAAACTCTCTACGAGGAGCCGGACACCGCTTTCGTGGCCCGTTTCGTCGGAGAAAACAACACCTTCCGGGGGAGAGTCGAACGAGTTGACGGAACGCTGTGCGATGTGGCCCTGCACGGTCGCGGCGATGGCCGCCCGCACGAGGTGAGCGCCATGCGGATCGCCGATCTCTCGCCCGGAGACGAGACCACGCTCTCGATCCGACCGGAACGAATGGCCATCGCGCCCGAAGCAGGTCTCTACCGGAACGAGTTCGACGCCGAGATCGAGGACATCACCTTCCTGGGCGACCACCTGCGCATCCGGCTCGCCTTGTTTGGCGGCGCCTGCATCGCCAAGATTCCGAACCAGCTCGGCCAAGGCAGGGTCCTCGGCGGGGATCGGGTGAGAATCGGATGGACGGCCGTCGATTGTCGGGCTCTCGATGCCGATTGA
- a CDS encoding S9 family peptidase, with translation MVFTPIRLSALVLLGAFAIPSGVDAQKRALDHDDILTWRTIQAPSLSPDGAWLTYALSPVEGDPVVIVRQALEDGVSLEFRGERPAFTSDSRYVVVSIPPVEATVDSLRREGVRNSELPGDSLAVVELAEISGMGLEAVRRLGAVESYRTAGYGPWLAYRPAEEEGEGEDDPDDEEKGEEEPAEQEGEAEDEENDKTKEAGDALVLVDLVSGSETRFELVDEFVFADEGGVFAYATSSEDGSEDGVYVLELGGSSDAGAVFRGASHYRELTLSENGDRLAFLADRDDYQADQPEFVLYQSSAPEWDEATAVASSGSGSIPAGWWVSEHGFLSYSDDGERLYFGTAPRPEPEVEDDTPDDDKVEIDIWSWKDPYLQPMQLVQANRERDRTYRAVAHLATGSLVQLATKEVPDVAMADAAGAGFALGLSSLPYRQMVSWDGTYRDFYVVDMATGDRRKVAEMVKSFASISPEGRYLTWWDGVERHWVVAPTDGGGPLFASAGVPHPVWNELDDHPDLPPSYGSAGWTEGDEAFLFYDDFDIWRFEPASGETTNLTAGRGRAEGIRFRYSRTDFDQLAIEEGEALLSAFHKTDKRSGFYRGRTDRAAAPSEVVMAEKRLQLRGKAEDAERWLLTRQDFREYPDLWVTDGSFTDAFKVSEANPQQEEFTWGDAELVEWRSNDGTPLQGILVKPDDFDPSDNYPMMVYFYERMSDGLYSYRPPTPGGSSVAISFYVSRGYLAFIPDIPYEVGYPGESALDAVVPGVLSLVDRGFVDQARIGVQGHSWGGYQIAYMITKTDLFAAAEAGAPVSNMTSAYGGIRWSSGMSRMFQYERTQSRIGGTLWEETQTYLHNSPVFFADKVRTPLLMMHNDEDGAVPWYQGIEMFVALRRLGKPVWMLNYNGEGHGLSRLPNRKDWALRMQQFFDHYLMDAPAPVWMEEGVPAILKGVTLGTELTSRSGIS, from the coding sequence ATGGTTTTCACCCCGATCCGTCTTTCGGCGCTCGTCCTCCTGGGCGCCTTCGCAATCCCGTCCGGCGTCGACGCCCAGAAGCGCGCCCTCGACCACGACGACATCCTGACCTGGCGCACCATACAGGCGCCGTCGCTCTCGCCGGACGGAGCGTGGCTGACCTACGCGCTCTCCCCCGTGGAGGGAGATCCCGTGGTGATCGTCCGGCAGGCGCTGGAGGACGGAGTCTCGCTCGAGTTCCGGGGCGAGCGGCCGGCCTTCACTTCGGACTCCAGGTACGTGGTAGTCTCGATCCCACCTGTCGAGGCGACCGTCGACTCTCTCCGGCGGGAAGGGGTTCGCAACTCCGAGCTGCCCGGGGACTCGCTCGCAGTCGTGGAGCTGGCGGAGATTTCCGGCATGGGCTTGGAAGCGGTGCGGAGACTGGGGGCGGTGGAGAGCTACCGGACGGCCGGGTACGGTCCATGGCTCGCTTATCGTCCCGCGGAAGAGGAGGGCGAGGGCGAGGACGACCCGGATGATGAGGAGAAGGGGGAAGAAGAGCCCGCCGAGCAGGAAGGCGAGGCGGAGGACGAGGAGAACGACAAGACCAAGGAGGCCGGAGACGCTCTCGTCCTGGTCGACCTGGTATCCGGCTCCGAAACCAGGTTCGAGCTCGTTGACGAATTCGTCTTCGCCGACGAGGGCGGCGTCTTCGCCTACGCGACCTCGTCGGAGGACGGAAGCGAGGACGGCGTGTACGTGCTCGAGCTGGGCGGCTCCTCGGACGCCGGCGCCGTGTTCCGGGGAGCGAGCCATTACCGCGAACTCACCCTCTCCGAAAACGGTGACCGGCTCGCCTTCCTGGCGGACCGCGACGACTATCAGGCCGATCAGCCCGAGTTCGTTCTCTACCAGAGCTCGGCTCCCGAATGGGACGAGGCGACAGCGGTCGCGAGTTCCGGAAGCGGCAGCATTCCGGCCGGATGGTGGGTGAGCGAGCACGGCTTCCTGTCCTACTCCGACGACGGCGAGCGGCTCTACTTCGGCACGGCGCCACGCCCCGAGCCCGAGGTCGAGGACGACACGCCCGACGACGACAAGGTCGAGATCGACATTTGGAGCTGGAAGGACCCCTACCTCCAACCCATGCAGCTCGTGCAGGCTAACCGGGAGCGCGACCGGACCTACCGGGCGGTGGCCCATCTCGCCACCGGCTCCCTGGTCCAGCTCGCGACCAAGGAGGTGCCCGATGTCGCCATGGCCGACGCCGCAGGCGCCGGGTTCGCGCTCGGACTGTCCTCGCTGCCTTACCGGCAGATGGTATCGTGGGACGGCACCTACCGGGACTTCTACGTGGTGGACATGGCCACCGGCGATCGACGCAAGGTCGCGGAGATGGTCAAGTCTTTCGCCTCCATCTCGCCCGAAGGTCGGTACCTGACCTGGTGGGATGGGGTCGAGAGACACTGGGTGGTCGCGCCCACGGACGGTGGCGGTCCGTTGTTCGCGAGCGCCGGCGTTCCACATCCAGTCTGGAACGAACTTGACGACCATCCGGATCTGCCTCCCTCCTACGGCTCGGCAGGATGGACCGAAGGAGACGAGGCCTTTCTTTTCTACGACGACTTCGACATCTGGCGCTTCGAGCCGGCCTCGGGCGAAACCACGAATCTGACGGCGGGCAGGGGGCGCGCGGAGGGCATTCGCTTCCGTTACTCCCGTACCGATTTCGACCAGCTCGCGATCGAGGAAGGCGAGGCTCTCCTGAGCGCGTTCCACAAGACCGACAAACGCTCGGGTTTCTACCGCGGGAGAACGGATCGAGCGGCGGCGCCGAGCGAGGTGGTGATGGCCGAGAAGCGTTTGCAACTGCGCGGCAAGGCCGAAGATGCGGAGCGCTGGCTCCTGACCAGACAGGACTTCCGCGAATACCCGGATCTCTGGGTCACCGACGGTTCGTTCACCGACGCATTCAAAGTCTCGGAGGCGAACCCCCAGCAAGAGGAATTCACCTGGGGCGACGCTGAGCTCGTGGAGTGGCGTTCCAACGACGGCACGCCCCTACAGGGCATTCTCGTCAAGCCCGACGACTTCGACCCGTCGGACAACTACCCGATGATGGTCTATTTCTACGAGCGCATGTCCGACGGACTCTACAGCTACCGGCCTCCGACGCCGGGCGGTTCGTCGGTGGCGATCTCCTTCTACGTATCGAGGGGCTACCTGGCGTTCATACCCGACATCCCGTACGAGGTCGGCTACCCCGGCGAGAGCGCCTTGGACGCGGTGGTGCCCGGCGTCCTCTCCCTGGTCGATCGCGGATTTGTGGACCAGGCGCGCATCGGTGTGCAGGGACACTCCTGGGGCGGGTACCAGATCGCCTACATGATCACCAAGACCGATCTCTTCGCCGCCGCGGAGGCCGGAGCCCCGGTTTCCAACATGACGAGCGCGTACGGGGGCATACGCTGGTCGTCGGGGATGAGCCGCATGTTCCAGTACGAGCGCACGCAGAGCCGGATCGGCGGTACCCTGTGGGAGGAGACCCAGACCTACCTGCACAACTCGCCCGTCTTCTTCGCGGACAAGGTCCGGACGCCGCTCCTGATGATGCACAACGACGAGGACGGCGCCGTTCCGTGGTATCAGGGAATTGAGATGTTCGTGGCTCTGCGCCGGTTGGGCAAGCCGGTCTGGATGCTCAACTACAACGGCGAGGGCCACGGGCTCTCGCGCCTTCCCAACCGCAAGGACTGGGCCCTGAGGATGCAGCAGTTCTTCGATCACTATCTCATGGACGCCCCGGCGCCGGTCTGGATGGAGGAAGGCGTGCCCGCGATCCTCAAAGGCGTCACTTTGGGAACGGAGCTCACGAGTCGCAGTGGAATCAGTTGA
- a CDS encoding sodium:solute symporter family protein yields the protein MERWLWITSIIVLYLGATLAIGFRAGRRSSESVTGYVAADRSFGLVVMYFVTGASVFSAFAFLGGPGWAYSRGAAAFYILAYGALGMAPFYWWGPRVAALGRRFGFVTQAQLVTGRFRSRELSLLMALISIVAFVPYVSIQMRGAGIVINAVTDGNVPLWVGALAAYGIVTAYVLRSGAMAVGWTNTFQGVFMVVIAWSLGLYLPYHLYGGIGPMFEGIADARPELLAMPGLTASGSPWTWGAFSSVILASAVGLMMWPHLFMKAFTAKDDATLRRTVVLFPTFQLFLIPIFLIGFAGVLFAGRQGGGPVDSDSILPFMILETGMPVLVVGLFCAGALSASMSTGDALMHAAASVFVEDGVALYRQMDERARRSLIRITVLVTGTLAYVFALQGGTSLVQILLSAYGPISQLAPPVFAALYWRRATTPGVAFGLLAGVATSVFFFLNPDLKPFDIHEGVLGLAIQLPVLVGVSLTTRRQDPEHVADFVEGGR from the coding sequence ATGGAGCGCTGGCTGTGGATCACGTCCATCATCGTTCTCTATCTGGGTGCGACGCTCGCCATAGGATTCCGGGCCGGACGGCGGTCCAGCGAGAGCGTGACCGGATACGTGGCGGCGGACCGGTCCTTCGGTCTGGTCGTCATGTACTTCGTGACCGGGGCGTCGGTCTTCAGCGCCTTCGCATTTCTCGGCGGTCCCGGTTGGGCCTACTCGCGCGGCGCGGCGGCCTTCTACATTCTGGCCTACGGCGCCCTGGGCATGGCTCCGTTCTACTGGTGGGGGCCGAGAGTGGCGGCTCTGGGCAGACGCTTCGGATTCGTCACTCAGGCCCAGCTCGTGACGGGCAGGTTCCGATCGCGAGAGCTCTCCCTCCTGATGGCTCTGATCTCGATAGTGGCGTTCGTTCCCTACGTGTCCATTCAGATGCGGGGTGCGGGGATCGTCATAAACGCGGTCACCGACGGCAACGTCCCCCTGTGGGTCGGCGCCCTGGCCGCGTATGGGATCGTGACCGCATACGTGCTGCGCTCGGGGGCGATGGCGGTGGGGTGGACGAACACCTTCCAGGGCGTCTTCATGGTCGTGATCGCCTGGTCGCTGGGGCTCTACCTGCCCTACCATCTCTACGGGGGCATCGGCCCGATGTTCGAGGGCATCGCGGACGCCCGTCCCGAACTGCTGGCCATGCCCGGGTTGACGGCGAGCGGGAGCCCCTGGACCTGGGGCGCCTTCTCCAGCGTCATTCTGGCGAGCGCGGTCGGTCTGATGATGTGGCCGCACCTCTTCATGAAGGCCTTTACCGCCAAGGACGACGCCACTCTACGGCGCACTGTCGTCCTCTTCCCGACCTTCCAGCTCTTCCTGATTCCGATCTTCCTTATCGGTTTCGCCGGGGTGCTCTTCGCCGGTCGGCAAGGAGGCGGACCCGTCGACTCGGACTCGATCCTCCCATTCATGATTCTGGAGACCGGGATGCCTGTGCTGGTCGTTGGACTTTTCTGCGCGGGCGCTCTCTCGGCCTCGATGTCGACCGGTGACGCTCTCATGCATGCGGCCGCATCGGTGTTCGTGGAGGACGGAGTGGCTCTCTACCGGCAGATGGACGAACGCGCGCGTCGCAGCCTGATCAGAATAACGGTTCTCGTGACGGGGACCCTCGCATACGTGTTCGCTCTCCAGGGAGGCACGTCGCTGGTGCAGATTCTCCTCTCAGCATACGGCCCCATTTCACAGCTCGCGCCACCGGTATTCGCCGCGCTCTACTGGCGACGGGCGACGACGCCGGGAGTGGCGTTCGGACTTCTTGCCGGGGTGGCGACTTCCGTCTTCTTCTTCCTGAACCCCGACCTTAAGCCCTTCGACATCCATGAAGGCGTCCTCGGGCTGGCGATCCAGTTGCCGGTGCTCGTCGGGGTCAGCCTGACCACCAGGCGTCAGGATCCGGAGCATGTGGCGGACTTCGTGGAGGGCGGGCGGTGA
- the wecB gene encoding UDP-N-acetylglucosamine 2-epimerase (non-hydrolyzing): MIGTRPEAVKMAPVIEAVTARGGCDHRLLLTGQHTDLVDQVLAHFRIRSDYDLDLMKPGQSLFDVGTGCLDGMRGVLEEFRPDVTIVQGDTATVFFAGVASFLRRGRLAHVEAGLRSRRKWSPFPEEMLRRMTDTISDFCFAPTPAAADNLRAEGVEEERIWVTGNTVVDAVESAKSRSMVPDDPTVAELLASPRRLVLLTAHRRESFGEPLKRVFSAVAELSDRFPDLNILYPVHPNPNVRKPAYRLLGTPERSGRIHLTGSLSYRDMLAVLSGASLVLTDSGGIQEEAPAFNVHTLVLRDVTERPEGVRAGVATLVGTDSRLILAEATRRLSDVAAGLPANPYGDGKAGERIADIILSSLAGRPRRTTDWQPSGT; the protein is encoded by the coding sequence GTGATCGGAACCCGTCCCGAGGCCGTCAAGATGGCCCCGGTGATCGAAGCCGTCACCGCCCGAGGCGGTTGCGATCACCGCCTGCTCCTCACCGGTCAGCATACCGACCTCGTCGACCAGGTGCTCGCGCATTTTCGGATCCGCAGCGATTACGACCTGGACCTGATGAAGCCCGGCCAGAGCCTCTTCGACGTCGGCACGGGATGCCTCGACGGCATGCGTGGGGTGCTGGAGGAATTCCGGCCCGACGTGACCATCGTCCAGGGTGACACGGCCACCGTTTTTTTCGCCGGAGTGGCGAGCTTCCTCCGGAGAGGCAGGCTGGCGCATGTGGAGGCCGGTCTGCGCAGCCGTCGCAAATGGTCGCCCTTTCCTGAGGAAATGCTGCGCCGAATGACCGACACCATCTCGGATTTCTGCTTCGCGCCTACTCCCGCCGCAGCCGACAACCTGCGGGCCGAGGGCGTGGAGGAGGAGCGCATCTGGGTGACCGGCAACACCGTGGTCGATGCGGTGGAGAGCGCCAAATCCCGCAGCATGGTGCCGGATGACCCCACGGTTGCGGAGCTGCTCGCCTCGCCAAGGCGTCTTGTGCTCCTGACCGCGCATCGCCGCGAGTCCTTCGGCGAACCGCTGAAGCGGGTGTTTTCAGCCGTGGCGGAGCTCTCCGACCGCTTTCCCGATCTCAACATCCTCTACCCGGTGCATCCCAACCCCAACGTGCGGAAACCTGCGTACCGTCTGTTGGGCACACCGGAGCGGAGCGGCCGCATCCACCTCACGGGTTCGCTCTCGTACCGGGACATGCTCGCGGTTCTCTCGGGAGCGTCGCTCGTGCTGACCGACTCGGGAGGCATCCAGGAGGAGGCGCCCGCCTTCAACGTCCACACCCTTGTGCTTCGCGACGTGACCGAACGTCCGGAAGGAGTACGAGCCGGCGTTGCCACCCTGGTGGGAACCGATTCGAGACTCATTCTCGCCGAGGCGACGCGCAGACTCTCCGACGTCGCCGCCGGACTTCCCGCCAACCCTTACGGCGACGGGAAGGCGGGAGAGCGCATAGCGGACATCATCCTCTCCAGCCTCGCCGGCCGTCCCCGACGTACGACCGACTGGCAACCCTCGGGAACATAG
- a CDS encoding ABC transporter substrate-binding protein: MIALLAAAPGCGTDDGSLTVVSWGGSYARACVLGYYQPFTAETGIPISLEDYNGGLAQIRAQVDLGSVHWDVVDMNVADATRGCEEGLFEPIDTGDLAPSDGGESIEDDFYEGTISECGAGTLFYSTVVAYNETSVGASPPARLDDFFDLVAFPGRRGMRRTPEVNLEFALMASGVAPEDVYTVLSGPGGVERAFAKLDEIKDQVVWWEAGAQPPQMLADGEVLMTTAYNGRIFNAQVLERQPFTIIWDGQVLDLGMLVIVAGTPNLQQAKEFLRFSSRASSQAGVGRYIAYAPVRRSAEPLISVHAETGEEMAHHMPTHPDHMRRVLLFDASWWVDHKDEMNERFTAWLTR; encoded by the coding sequence ATGATCGCGCTGCTCGCCGCAGCGCCCGGATGCGGCACCGACGACGGCTCCCTCACCGTCGTGTCCTGGGGCGGTTCTTACGCCCGTGCCTGCGTTCTCGGATACTATCAGCCCTTCACGGCGGAGACCGGGATTCCGATCAGCCTGGAGGACTACAACGGCGGCCTCGCCCAGATAAGGGCGCAGGTGGACCTCGGCAGCGTCCACTGGGACGTGGTGGACATGAACGTCGCCGACGCGACGCGGGGTTGCGAGGAGGGGCTGTTCGAACCGATCGATACCGGAGACCTCGCCCCTTCGGACGGGGGAGAGAGCATCGAAGACGACTTCTACGAAGGCACCATTTCCGAATGCGGTGCGGGAACGCTCTTCTATTCCACCGTGGTGGCGTACAACGAGACCAGCGTGGGCGCCAGCCCACCTGCGCGCCTCGACGATTTCTTCGATCTGGTGGCGTTCCCGGGTCGGAGAGGGATGAGGCGCACGCCCGAGGTCAATCTCGAGTTCGCGCTGATGGCGTCGGGGGTGGCGCCGGAAGACGTCTATACCGTCTTGAGCGGTCCGGGTGGCGTGGAGCGCGCCTTCGCCAAGCTCGACGAAATCAAGGACCAGGTCGTCTGGTGGGAGGCCGGAGCCCAGCCGCCTCAGATGCTGGCGGACGGAGAGGTCCTGATGACGACGGCCTACAACGGTCGCATCTTCAACGCACAGGTCTTGGAGCGACAGCCCTTCACGATCATTTGGGACGGTCAGGTACTGGACTTGGGGATGCTCGTAATCGTGGCCGGCACTCCCAACCTGCAGCAGGCCAAGGAATTCCTGCGCTTCTCCTCGCGGGCGAGTTCGCAGGCCGGCGTCGGGCGCTACATCGCCTACGCCCCGGTGCGTCGTTCTGCGGAGCCGCTCATTTCGGTCCACGCCGAGACCGGGGAGGAAATGGCTCACCATATGCCCACACACCCCGACCACATGCGGCGGGTGCTGCTGTTCGACGCCTCGTGGTGGGTGGACCACAAGGATGAGATGAACGAACGCTTCACCGCCTGGCTCACGCGATGA
- a CDS encoding chorismate mutase, translating into MSRSPADGAVSDAEGTEARAATGPADLDVLRRQVTETDRELVEILGARRELVLAIGRAKTELGMQVLDPAREALVIRRASEIARERGIDQEMVRDVLWRVIASARAAQEKGTG; encoded by the coding sequence GTGAGCCGATCCCCTGCGGATGGTGCGGTTTCGGATGCCGAAGGAACGGAAGCACGGGCAGCGACCGGACCGGCCGATCTCGACGTTCTGCGGCGGCAGGTCACTGAGACCGACAGAGAGCTCGTGGAGATACTGGGCGCGAGGCGGGAGCTCGTGCTCGCCATCGGCAGGGCCAAGACCGAATTGGGCATGCAGGTGCTCGACCCGGCGCGTGAAGCGCTGGTGATCCGCAGGGCGAGCGAGATCGCGCGAGAACGAGGGATCGACCAGGAGATGGTGCGCGACGTCCTCTGGCGGGTTATCGCCTCCGCCCGGGCCGCCCAGGAGAAGGGAACGGGATAG
- a CDS encoding ATP-binding protein, whose protein sequence is MEAPHPVLRPEPPEAIRFWALAADRAKLSAMMVEFEQICTDWGVPRSASFNLELAIDELVTNSISYGFNESEAKPDIRVAAATEADTVAVCIEDNGAPFDPFEEAPAPDFELGIEEQPVGGLGVHLVKNMVEEYRYERLDGYNRLLLRMALAGK, encoded by the coding sequence ATGGAAGCGCCGCATCCGGTTCTGAGGCCTGAGCCGCCCGAGGCGATCCGTTTCTGGGCGCTAGCCGCAGACCGGGCGAAGCTGTCGGCGATGATGGTGGAATTCGAGCAGATCTGCACCGACTGGGGCGTGCCGCGCTCAGCGTCGTTCAATCTCGAGCTGGCCATCGACGAACTCGTCACCAACTCGATCAGCTACGGATTCAACGAGTCGGAGGCGAAGCCGGACATCCGGGTCGCCGCCGCCACCGAGGCCGATACGGTCGCAGTCTGCATCGAAGACAATGGGGCTCCCTTCGATCCATTCGAGGAGGCGCCGGCGCCCGACTTCGAACTTGGAATCGAGGAGCAGCCGGTAGGGGGGCTGGGAGTTCACCTGGTCAAGAACATGGTCGAAGAGTACCGCTACGAGCGGCTGGACGGATACAACCGGCTCCTGCTACGCATGGCGCTGGCCGGCAAGTAG
- a CDS encoding ABC transporter permease produces MIVPGRRRPLADLSARTRAALLVLPLLAFVGVSFAAPLTTVLVRSFHDPVVADALPETLSLLDDWDGADGPADSVFAALAVEFFKAGEERTIGRVAGRVNRVRSGSRGLIVSTERALRETEGPRDRAAFLAHDPAWAEAEPWRALAVAGERYTLRNFLAALDLERVPGEGVVRVPEERRAYARLFVRTLSVSLGVTAICLLLGYPLAHLIANSKGRRATILLVLVLVPFWTSLLARTTSWIVLLQMQGVINDILVWTKLVDDDGRLALVYNMTGTVIAMTHVLLPFMVLPLYSVMKRIPPGHMRAAASLGAGPVRSFLRVYWPQSLPGVGAGSLLVFVLATGYYITPALVGGSSGQLISNMIAYHMQESLNWGLAAALGAIILVAVALIFVLYDRLVGMSGIELR; encoded by the coding sequence ATGATCGTTCCCGGGCGCCGACGCCCCCTGGCCGACCTCTCCGCGCGAACGAGGGCCGCGCTACTGGTTCTGCCGCTGCTGGCGTTCGTCGGGGTCTCCTTCGCGGCCCCGCTCACGACGGTACTCGTGCGCAGCTTCCACGACCCGGTCGTCGCCGACGCGCTTCCGGAAACACTCTCGCTGCTCGACGACTGGGACGGCGCCGACGGGCCTGCGGACTCGGTATTCGCAGCTCTGGCCGTCGAGTTCTTCAAGGCCGGAGAGGAACGGACCATCGGCAGGGTGGCGGGACGGGTGAATAGAGTCCGTTCCGGTTCGCGCGGCCTCATCGTGTCGACGGAACGGGCGCTGCGGGAGACCGAGGGACCGCGCGACCGCGCGGCCTTCCTGGCCCATGACCCCGCATGGGCGGAAGCGGAACCGTGGCGGGCGCTCGCAGTCGCAGGGGAGCGCTACACCCTCCGCAACTTCCTCGCGGCTCTCGATCTGGAACGGGTGCCCGGCGAGGGTGTCGTGCGAGTTCCGGAAGAACGGCGCGCCTATGCGCGACTCTTTGTAAGAACCCTGTCGGTCAGTCTGGGCGTCACCGCGATCTGCCTTCTGTTGGGCTACCCTCTCGCTCACCTGATCGCGAACTCGAAAGGCAGGAGGGCGACGATCCTTCTGGTCCTCGTGCTGGTGCCCTTCTGGACATCGCTGCTGGCTCGCACGACCTCATGGATAGTGCTGCTCCAGATGCAGGGCGTCATCAACGACATTCTGGTCTGGACGAAACTGGTGGACGACGACGGCCGGCTGGCGCTCGTCTACAACATGACCGGGACGGTCATCGCCATGACCCACGTGCTGCTGCCTTTCATGGTGCTCCCGCTCTACTCGGTGATGAAGCGCATTCCGCCAGGTCACATGCGGGCGGCGGCGTCGCTGGGCGCCGGACCGGTACGGTCGTTCCTGAGGGTCTACTGGCCCCAGAGCCTGCCGGGCGTGGGGGCGGGCTCCCTGCTGGTTTTCGTGCTCGCGACCGGTTACTACATCACACCTGCGCTGGTGGGAGGAAGTTCGGGCCAGCTCATATCCAACATGATCGCGTACCACATGCAGGAATCCCTGAATTGGGGACTCGCCGCCGCCCTGGGCGCGATCATCCTAGTCGCGGTGGCGCTGATCTTCGTTCTTTACGACCGGCTCGTGGGAATGAGCGGCATCGAGCTGCGGTAG
- a CDS encoding glycosyltransferase family 4 protein has translation MKIVFHCVYYPPEVGGLESHVSFLCRELARRGHEISIVTSLSRPGLPVFEEEDGVSVWRTPLPTRTPVGWFLHALGSTPRTRAVVRGADLVHAQAFPSILPLNLALAGAGTPLVCTLHTSHFLRLASNPLVAGPLGALIARSDHNFASSGEIAQVGEGLRRGISVEPLVNGVDTELFRPGPATLPPGARRWRLMVPRRLFSKNGVEFFVRAMPSIVAEADVEAVFVGDGPERKRLEELGGELGVADRMTFLGSRRHAEMPGLLASADLAVFPSLMEATSVAALECMACGLPVAASDVGGLPEIVDDSVGGLFQPADPSGLAAKVLELLSVEELARRGAEGRRRVTRHWSNARLVDRHLEVYRKLLRPGRQRAAKLARAPGAPPG, from the coding sequence TTGAAGATCGTCTTCCACTGCGTCTACTACCCGCCGGAGGTCGGCGGCCTGGAGAGCCACGTCAGCTTCCTCTGCCGCGAGCTTGCCCGCAGGGGCCACGAAATCTCGATCGTCACCTCACTATCCCGTCCTGGCCTGCCTGTCTTCGAGGAGGAGGACGGCGTTTCCGTGTGGCGCACGCCGCTCCCGACCCGCACTCCCGTCGGTTGGTTCCTCCACGCGCTCGGCTCCACTCCTCGCACGCGGGCGGTCGTACGGGGCGCCGATCTCGTCCACGCCCAGGCCTTTCCCTCGATCCTTCCCCTGAATCTGGCCCTCGCCGGTGCCGGAACGCCGCTCGTGTGCACGCTTCACACCTCCCACTTTCTGCGGCTGGCCTCCAATCCGCTCGTCGCTGGACCTCTGGGCGCACTGATCGCCAGGAGCGACCACAACTTCGCCTCCAGCGGCGAGATCGCTCAGGTGGGCGAAGGGCTCAGGCGTGGCATCTCGGTCGAGCCTCTCGTGAACGGCGTGGACACCGAACTCTTCCGGCCCGGCCCGGCGACCTTGCCGCCCGGCGCAAGGAGGTGGAGACTGATGGTGCCTCGTCGTCTCTTCTCCAAGAACGGAGTCGAGTTCTTCGTGCGCGCCATGCCGTCGATAGTCGCCGAAGCCGACGTCGAAGCGGTTTTCGTAGGTGATGGGCCAGAGCGGAAGCGGCTGGAGGAGCTCGGCGGGGAACTCGGGGTCGCCGACCGGATGACCTTCCTCGGCTCGCGTCGCCACGCCGAGATGCCCGGGTTGCTGGCGTCAGCCGATCTCGCCGTATTTCCGTCCCTGATGGAAGCCACCTCCGTCGCCGCACTGGAGTGCATGGCCTGCGGCCTGCCTGTGGCGGCTTCCGATGTCGGCGGACTGCCCGAGATCGTCGACGACTCCGTTGGAGGCCTCTTCCAGCCGGCGGATCCGAGCGGTCTCGCCGCCAAGGTCCTCGAACTGCTCTCGGTGGAAGAGCTCGCCCGCCGCGGGGCCGAGGGCCGGAGGCGGGTGACCCGTCACTGGAGCAACGCCCGCCTGGTGGATCGACACCTGGAGGTCTACCGGAAGCTCCTCCGCCCGGGCCGGCAGCGTGCGGCGAAACTCGCACGAGCGCCGGGAGCGCCGCCGGGCTAG